One genomic segment of Culturomica massiliensis includes these proteins:
- a CDS encoding ABC transporter permease — protein sequence MNSLNVFIRNLQKQKTVGILSIACLGISIAVALLIGLWAMNELSFDNFHKDRDKIYRLTINSFKNNESVVFGSTFKPFAEEAKDKFPEIESACRVTPWSLGEIWIGNVIHKESKVIVADSNFFTFFSFPLKVGNTVTILNSPDNMVIDEAAARKYFPGEDPIGKSVRYGGVNFTIAGIMYDLPANSHLQGHFVVPFFGWYARDVWGGSDIYLTYLKLGENTDFQKLQTGLTDILTSNMESFRDRKSNVYLEPLKDIHFSRSDFNSPILKGSKPLVMVFMLTALVVLLIACINFINLFISTSFLRAKFIGVKKTHGADKKLLMREFFTETFYYVIAAVIFGLMLAWMCIPYFNRLANSAITIDPASPWLYVFVGSLILFTVFVAGMFPAFYMTKFGIVETMRGQFKGKKLSVLQKGLIVAQFTASIVFLISVFFIDKQVHFMVSTDLGFDKENVLYVESRDGFIKSYKALREEWLQCPAIKDVTRKNCLPTEWVQGWTIGKPGADDTYLMEMCRVDYNYFDVMGLDIVEGENPFEYAHDSLRYCMINERAAQLLEMEQPVGQNLLIYGRYYPIKGVVKNAQTKSFHQGVDPQVYVKLDNMWANQGVPYLFKIKGDPQLAIREIETTWKELVPNVPFEYGFLNQTYESLYKAETNAGKILSSAMLVTFLISVVGLFAMAFYATQRRVKEIGVRKVNGATVGEILVILNRDFLAWVLLSFLLACPIAYIFVNSWLQGFRVRTEMSWWVFAGVGVIVVLVALITVSYQTWKAATVNPVKALKTD from the coding sequence ATGAATAGTTTGAATGTATTTATCCGGAATTTACAGAAACAAAAAACGGTTGGAATCCTGAGTATTGCTTGTTTGGGCATCAGTATTGCAGTGGCATTGCTGATCGGACTTTGGGCGATGAACGAATTGAGTTTCGACAATTTTCATAAGGATAGGGATAAGATATACCGTCTGACGATTAATTCGTTTAAAAATAACGAATCTGTGGTATTTGGGTCAACTTTCAAACCGTTTGCCGAAGAAGCGAAGGATAAGTTTCCGGAGATTGAATCGGCTTGCCGGGTAACACCATGGAGTCTGGGTGAAATTTGGATCGGTAATGTAATTCATAAAGAAAGTAAGGTTATCGTTGCGGATTCGAATTTTTTTACGTTTTTCTCTTTTCCGTTAAAGGTAGGGAATACGGTTACGATTTTAAATTCACCCGACAATATGGTGATTGATGAGGCGGCAGCCCGTAAATATTTTCCGGGTGAAGATCCGATTGGTAAATCCGTTCGTTATGGTGGGGTGAATTTTACGATTGCCGGAATAATGTATGATCTGCCGGCCAATTCGCATTTGCAGGGGCATTTCGTCGTACCGTTTTTCGGTTGGTATGCCCGGGATGTATGGGGAGGTTCAGATATATACCTGACTTATCTGAAATTGGGGGAAAATACCGACTTCCAGAAATTGCAGACCGGTTTGACCGATATTCTGACTTCCAATATGGAGAGTTTCCGGGATCGTAAATCAAACGTTTACCTGGAACCTTTAAAAGATATCCATTTTTCGAGATCCGATTTCAACTCGCCGATATTGAAAGGAAGTAAACCTTTGGTGATGGTTTTTATGTTGACGGCGTTGGTTGTATTACTGATTGCCTGTATCAATTTTATCAATCTGTTTATTTCAACTTCTTTTTTACGGGCCAAATTCATCGGTGTGAAGAAAACACATGGAGCTGATAAGAAATTATTGATGAGGGAGTTTTTTACGGAGACGTTTTATTATGTCATTGCGGCTGTTATTTTCGGGTTGATGTTGGCCTGGATGTGCATACCCTATTTCAATCGGTTGGCTAATTCGGCTATAACCATCGATCCGGCTTCTCCGTGGTTGTATGTTTTTGTCGGAAGTCTGATATTGTTTACCGTATTTGTAGCCGGGATGTTTCCGGCATTTTATATGACGAAGTTCGGAATTGTGGAAACGATGCGGGGGCAATTCAAAGGGAAGAAACTGTCTGTATTGCAAAAAGGCTTGATTGTGGCTCAGTTTACGGCTTCGATTGTCTTTTTGATATCCGTTTTTTTTATCGATAAGCAGGTACATTTTATGGTGAGTACGGATTTGGGGTTTGATAAGGAAAATGTTTTGTATGTAGAAAGCCGGGATGGGTTTATCAAGTCTTACAAAGCCTTGCGTGAGGAGTGGCTGCAATGTCCGGCCATAAAAGATGTCACCCGGAAAAATTGTCTGCCGACGGAATGGGTGCAGGGGTGGACGATCGGGAAACCCGGAGCCGACGATACGTATCTGATGGAAATGTGCCGGGTAGACTATAATTATTTCGACGTGATGGGATTGGATATCGTTGAGGGAGAGAATCCTTTTGAATATGCACACGATTCATTGCGTTATTGTATGATTAACGAACGGGCGGCCCAATTGTTGGAGATGGAACAGCCGGTAGGGCAAAATCTCTTGATTTACGGACGTTATTATCCGATCAAAGGAGTGGTAAAAAATGCACAGACCAAATCGTTTCATCAGGGAGTAGACCCACAGGTTTATGTGAAGCTGGATAATATGTGGGCGAATCAGGGTGTGCCTTATCTTTTCAAGATAAAAGGCGATCCTCAGCTGGCGATCCGGGAAATAGAAACGACATGGAAAGAGTTGGTACCGAATGTGCCTTTTGAATACGGCTTTTTGAATCAGACTTATGAAAGTCTGTACAAGGCCGAGACAAATGCCGGAAAGATTTTATCTTCCGCCATGCTGGTTACTTTTTTAATCAGTGTTGTCGGTTTATTTGCGATGGCTTTTTATGCAACACAGCGACGGGTCAAAGAGATCGGGGTGCGGAAAGTAAATGGTGCGACCGTCGGGGAGATATTGGTTATACTGAACCGTGATTTTCTGGCTTGGGTGTTGCTGTCGTTTCTTTTGGCCTGCCCGATTGCATATATTTTTGTAAATAGCTGGTTGCAGGGATTCCGGGTACGGACGGAAATGAGCTGGTGGGTATTTGCCGGAGTCGGAGTGATTGTAGTGCTGGTGGCATTGATTACAGTCAGTTACCAGACCTGGAAGGCTGCTACGGTGAATCCGGTAAAGGCATTGAAGACGGATTGA
- a CDS encoding ABC transporter permease yields MEYVKLIIRRFARNRVYTIINIGGLAIALTVALLIYSHVVKEWQTDRFHVGGEHIYRVTCQHPGYDYWSTEFCSPMAENAGKEIPGVKDYVRLVAPQSFLVKNEQTGEFFPEDRCIYTDPQFFSVLSFPLIAGTVDSATGPAWAVLSERIARKYFGNEPAVGQTLTLRYPEGPEEMNYQVVAVMKDMPDRSSIQADILLDFRQIEELYLYGAGNALTTLLELEPQADITVIENEIPVMEGRYSEYEKEQKKIVRLQPLRDIYLYSGHIRDYEDVFSYGSFRFDYVLGGIALLILILASCNYLMIKMAQLHKNGAVFAIQRCFGAGDRTIRRQVFMEIAMHTGLALGIAIGLFFTLHPYFVGIVSPQHVYALTLTKEEWVLFGMLIIVFVLGLGYLLSLWLLKRLDRNGIKRSIKPVSGVFDLKQGLLVGQMCIFCGLLFASVVLVKQMNFVRHKPIGFDNRNVLCVEWPGDEDIIYPVKEALLNHPDISAVTNGRPLPIGNWVMYDVYDVEKPDRKIRSSALLGDTSYLQTYRMRLLEGRNYRKKWGNYFGVVQQGEVVINRKMVQELGLKNPVGTVLNYGPSTLTVVGVVEDFHYQSLYQSVNPVLIGADLVGYDSNLNIRYREGKRQAVLDYLRNYFKENYTGIMMQYTEYSYSDLYARDIALVKMIHILTVLAILISGMGIFAFSMFVAESRTKEIAMRKISGATEMQVIGLLNQSFISKMVVACLAGIPVAYYAMHFWLQGFAYRTTVNWWLFAVDVGVSIALVVSISSWQSWRAASVNPVDALKDE; encoded by the coding sequence ATGGAATATGTTAAGTTAATTATCCGCAGGTTTGCCCGCAACCGGGTTTATACGATAATTAATATCGGAGGATTGGCCATAGCTTTGACGGTAGCCTTATTGATATACAGCCATGTGGTGAAGGAATGGCAAACCGATCGTTTTCATGTGGGTGGGGAGCATATTTACCGAGTGACCTGCCAACATCCGGGATACGACTATTGGTCGACGGAGTTTTGTAGTCCTATGGCAGAAAATGCCGGGAAAGAGATTCCCGGAGTAAAGGATTATGTACGGCTTGTTGCTCCTCAGTCGTTTCTGGTAAAAAATGAACAGACCGGTGAATTCTTTCCCGAAGATCGGTGTATTTATACCGATCCGCAGTTTTTCAGCGTTTTGAGTTTTCCTTTGATTGCAGGAACGGTTGATTCCGCGACTGGTCCGGCCTGGGCCGTATTGTCGGAACGAATTGCCCGGAAATATTTCGGGAATGAACCGGCCGTGGGCCAAACACTTACTCTTCGTTATCCGGAGGGTCCGGAAGAGATGAATTATCAGGTAGTGGCAGTGATGAAGGATATGCCGGATCGTTCTTCTATCCAGGCAGACATCTTATTGGACTTTAGGCAGATTGAGGAATTGTATTTATATGGTGCCGGAAACGCTCTTACAACTTTGTTGGAATTGGAACCGCAGGCAGATATCACTGTTATAGAAAATGAAATTCCTGTGATGGAAGGACGTTATTCCGAATATGAAAAAGAGCAGAAGAAAATCGTTCGTTTACAACCCTTACGGGATATTTATCTGTATTCGGGACACATCCGGGATTATGAGGATGTTTTCAGTTACGGTTCTTTCCGTTTTGATTATGTCTTGGGAGGAATCGCTTTATTGATTCTTATACTGGCTTCCTGTAATTACCTGATGATTAAAATGGCTCAATTGCATAAAAACGGTGCTGTATTCGCGATACAGCGTTGCTTTGGAGCCGGAGACCGCACTATAAGACGGCAGGTTTTTATGGAAATTGCCATGCATACCGGTTTGGCATTGGGGATAGCCATCGGATTGTTTTTTACCCTGCATCCCTATTTTGTCGGAATCGTTTCTCCACAGCATGTTTATGCTTTGACTCTGACCAAGGAAGAATGGGTTTTATTCGGAATGTTGATCATTGTGTTTGTGCTCGGACTGGGATATCTGTTATCGCTCTGGCTGTTGAAACGTTTGGACAGGAACGGCATCAAACGTAGTATAAAACCGGTTTCCGGCGTCTTTGACCTGAAACAAGGATTGTTGGTCGGACAGATGTGTATTTTTTGCGGACTTTTATTTGCTTCTGTGGTATTGGTAAAACAAATGAATTTTGTCCGGCATAAACCGATCGGATTTGATAACCGGAATGTGTTATGTGTAGAATGGCCCGGTGATGAGGACATTATTTATCCGGTAAAGGAAGCGTTGTTGAATCATCCGGATATTTCGGCAGTCACTAACGGCCGTCCTTTACCGATCGGAAACTGGGTGATGTACGATGTGTATGATGTCGAAAAACCCGATAGAAAGATAAGGTCTTCTGCCTTGCTGGGAGATACGTCCTATCTGCAAACCTATCGGATGCGCTTGTTGGAAGGGCGTAATTACCGGAAGAAATGGGGTAATTATTTCGGTGTTGTTCAACAGGGAGAGGTTGTCATTAACCGGAAAATGGTACAGGAACTGGGATTGAAAAATCCGGTCGGTACGGTTCTGAATTATGGTCCTTCGACACTGACGGTTGTCGGAGTCGTGGAAGATTTTCATTATCAGTCGTTGTATCAATCGGTCAATCCGGTACTTATCGGTGCCGATCTGGTCGGTTATGACAGTAATTTAAACATTCGTTACCGGGAGGGGAAGAGGCAGGCGGTACTCGATTACCTCCGGAATTATTTCAAAGAAAATTATACCGGTATTATGATGCAATATACGGAATACAGTTATTCTGATCTGTATGCCCGGGATATTGCTTTGGTGAAAATGATCCATATTCTGACTGTATTGGCGATTTTAATTTCCGGTATGGGAATTTTTGCTTTTTCGATGTTTGTAGCAGAGAGCCGGACAAAAGAAATTGCGATGCGGAAAATCAGTGGTGCGACAGAAATGCAGGTAATCGGATTGCTGAACCAGAGTTTTATTTCTAAAATGGTAGTGGCTTGTCTGGCCGGCATCCCTGTTGCTTATTATGCCATGCATTTCTGGTTGCAGGGATTCGCTTACCGGACGACAGTCAATTGGTGGTTATTTGCGGTTGATGTAGGTGTCAGTATCGCATTGGTCGTATCGATTTCTTCCTGGCAGAGTTGGCGGGCGGCTTCGGTCAATCCG
- a CDS encoding ABC transporter permease, whose product MNSLKVFSRNLQKQKTVGILSIGSLAVAVAVVILIGLWAANEFSFDKFQKDGNKIYRVYGSLMMNNTLTQIGATYKQLGADAVRKFPEIESMCRVNPQNGELKVNDVLYPDNDMAMADSNFFTFFTFPLKAGDPKTCLSAPDGIVIDEYAANRYFPGEDPLGKIMNIRGKDYTVTALMFNMPENSHLKANIVTPFIGFWANDLSYGSSDSFITYFKIADATALPELEKEMTRMIYSVVPMFKQINFEYKLQPLYDIHFNDSFKFDSVIHGNRSLVMVFVLTAFVILLIACINFINLFVSTSFLRAKSIGVKKTHGAEKGMLVREFYKETFYYVIMSVIVGLVLAVIALPLFNRLADYHLAISFLNPFLYVFLVLVILFVMLTAGTFPALYMTKFNAVATLKGQFKGKNLSFLQKGLIIAQFTAAIVILTSVFFINKQVNYMIGKDLGFDKDNVVYVYDRGGFVKNYQAFRNEMRNEPGIVDVTLKDIDPAGWCRGNTVRNPGDEQDYLMEFCQIEPNYFDMMGMKMVMGREFAEETGDSLHYCILNETAARVLGFSEPVGERIYTDGEYHIVRGVVKDAQTKSLHQGVDPQIYFEFSKGGVGTPTVLFKVQGNPGEAVRVIQSKWNELNPGTPFEYHFLDDTYARLYKAETNAGQILAAAMGITLLISIAGLFAMAYYTTQRRLKEIGVRKVNGASVPELLVILNRSFFVWIGISFVLACPLAYIFISRWLESFTDRTEMSWWVFIAVGIITFIVTLLTVSYQTWKAANVNPVRVLKME is encoded by the coding sequence ATGAATAGTTTAAAAGTGTTTTCCCGGAATTTGCAGAAGCAGAAAACCGTAGGCATATTGAGTATCGGCAGTCTGGCTGTGGCGGTTGCCGTTGTGATACTGATAGGGTTATGGGCTGCAAATGAATTTAGTTTTGATAAATTTCAGAAGGACGGAAATAAAATATACCGGGTTTACGGTTCTTTGATGATGAACAATACCCTGACTCAGATAGGTGCTACTTACAAACAATTGGGGGCGGATGCTGTGCGTAAGTTTCCAGAGATAGAAAGTATGTGCCGGGTGAACCCGCAGAACGGGGAATTGAAGGTGAATGACGTGCTTTATCCGGACAATGACATGGCAATGGCAGATTCCAATTTTTTTACTTTTTTCACTTTTCCGCTGAAAGCCGGAGACCCGAAAACCTGTCTTTCGGCTCCGGATGGAATAGTGATCGATGAATATGCTGCCAATCGTTATTTCCCGGGAGAAGATCCGTTGGGTAAAATTATGAATATCAGGGGGAAAGATTATACCGTGACGGCTTTGATGTTTAACATGCCGGAAAATTCTCATTTAAAAGCCAATATTGTGACTCCGTTTATCGGATTTTGGGCGAATGATTTGTCATACGGGTCAAGCGATAGTTTTATTACTTATTTTAAAATTGCGGATGCAACTGCGCTTCCTGAACTTGAAAAAGAGATGACCCGGATGATATATTCGGTAGTCCCTATGTTTAAACAGATTAATTTTGAGTATAAATTACAGCCGTTGTACGATATTCATTTTAACGATTCGTTTAAATTCGATTCTGTAATACATGGAAACAGAAGTTTGGTGATGGTGTTTGTACTGACGGCTTTTGTGATTTTGCTGATTGCCTGCATTAATTTTATCAATCTGTTTGTTTCCACTTCTTTTTTGAGGGCAAAATCGATAGGTGTTAAAAAGACTCATGGAGCAGAGAAAGGAATGTTGGTCAGAGAATTTTATAAGGAAACGTTTTATTATGTGATAATGTCGGTGATTGTGGGTTTGGTGCTGGCAGTAATTGCTTTGCCCTTGTTTAACCGCTTGGCTGATTATCATTTAGCCATTAGTTTTCTGAATCCTTTTTTATATGTTTTTTTAGTTTTGGTTATTTTGTTCGTTATGCTGACGGCCGGTACGTTTCCTGCTTTGTATATGACTAAATTCAATGCTGTAGCGACTTTGAAAGGGCAATTTAAAGGTAAGAATCTCTCTTTTTTACAAAAAGGATTGATTATCGCTCAATTTACGGCGGCGATTGTGATCCTGACCTCTGTATTTTTTATTAATAAACAAGTAAATTATATGATCGGTAAAGACCTGGGGTTTGATAAGGATAATGTGGTGTATGTGTATGACCGGGGCGGATTTGTGAAGAATTACCAGGCCTTTCGTAATGAGATGAGAAATGAGCCGGGTATTGTCGATGTAACGTTGAAAGATATCGATCCGGCAGGTTGGTGTCGTGGTAATACGGTGAGGAATCCCGGAGACGAACAGGATTATCTGATGGAGTTTTGTCAGATTGAGCCGAACTATTTCGATATGATGGGCATGAAGATGGTTATGGGAAGAGAGTTTGCCGAGGAGACGGGAGATTCGTTGCATTATTGTATTTTAAATGAAACGGCGGCTCGTGTACTGGGTTTTTCCGAACCTGTCGGCGAAAGAATTTATACGGATGGGGAATATCATATCGTGCGTGGAGTCGTTAAGGATGCACAGACCAAATCGTTGCATCAGGGGGTAGACCCGCAGATTTATTTTGAATTTTCCAAGGGAGGGGTCGGAACGCCGACCGTACTTTTTAAAGTGCAGGGTAATCCGGGAGAAGCCGTTCGGGTGATACAATCTAAGTGGAATGAATTGAATCCGGGTACACCTTTTGAATATCATTTCCTGGATGATACCTATGCCCGGTTGTATAAGGCGGAAACGAATGCCGGGCAGATTCTGGCCGCTGCGATGGGAATAACGTTGCTGATCAGTATCGCCGGATTATTTGCTATGGCTTATTATACGACGCAACGCCGATTGAAAGAAATCGGGGTACGGAAGGTAAACGGGGCGTCTGTGCCGGAATTGTTAGTAATTCTGAATCGTAGTTTCTTTGTCTGGATCGGAATATCTTTTGTTCTGGCCTGTCCGTTGGCTTATATTTTTATATCCCGTTGGTTGGAAAGTTTTACAGACCGGACGGAAATGTCCTGGTGGGTATTCATTGCAGTCGGAATAATTACGTTTATCGTTACGTTACTGACTGTAAGCTACCAAACCTGGAAGGCTGCCAATGTCAATCCGGTAAGGGTTTTGAAAATGGAATAA
- a CDS encoding transposase codes for MLRGIDRTVIFLENDDRQMFLNLLRQQASPEFKIYCYCLMTNHIHLILESQKLSKYMHHLATGYALWFNHKYARRGYLYQDRFKSEAIENESYLLQCFRYILQNPIKAGVCDNAHEYQWSSYNSYFSSANTFVYTNFLNLFFTTPKDFETYIATECSIKCIDIEDNTKMSYDLIRKIFKHKLKGRKITDLSKTESRQIVKELKKETRASLRLLSLITGMSIGVIRYL; via the coding sequence ATGTTACGTGGTATAGACCGAACCGTAATATTCTTAGAAAACGACGACAGGCAAATGTTTCTAAATTTACTCAGACAACAGGCATCACCGGAATTTAAAATCTACTGTTACTGTCTCATGACAAATCATATACACCTTATACTTGAAAGTCAAAAACTCAGTAAATACATGCACCATCTTGCAACAGGATATGCCTTATGGTTCAATCACAAATATGCACGCCGGGGCTACTTATATCAGGACCGTTTTAAAAGCGAAGCTATAGAAAACGAATCTTATCTACTACAATGCTTCCGTTATATCTTACAAAATCCCATAAAAGCAGGTGTATGCGACAATGCGCATGAATATCAATGGAGTAGTTACAATAGCTATTTTTCTTCCGCCAACACTTTCGTTTACACAAATTTTTTAAATCTGTTTTTTACAACTCCAAAAGACTTTGAAACCTATATTGCAACCGAATGTTCTATAAAATGTATTGATATCGAAGACAACACAAAAATGTCGTATGACCTGATCCGCAAAATTTTTAAACACAAACTAAAGGGGCGAAAAATAACGGATTTATCTAAAACAGAATCCAGACAAATCGTCAAAGAATTAAAAAAAGAAACCCGTGCCAGCTTACGTCTACTTTCCCTGATTACAGGAATGAGTATCGGTGTCATCCGATATTTATAA